A single Neospora caninum Liverpool complete genome, chromosome VIIb DNA region contains:
- a CDS encoding Proteophosphoglycan 5, related: MTRNQSSLRSRGTRRTPLSVGSATSPSPAAQPRTLSRARMLRPKSSPSKPLGEVRPSSSFGVLSSHSFSGGRLAMDIKTLRSLPQLTEEQPVPVSSASGLHARDTNIPAPRERRTSVSVSARKASKKGRATTSKTDATASSKGPAPAREAPSRRKRAGSSAVVGLARSCSALRLSRRGGESIDAAEQPYEQPDSRALRSRPFASPPPSELVRTRQVASRFAGGSAALAAGAEVFASQKAPLKQHARSGTSTQAVSLANEPTLHVASLRTASVARRSATAVPNRRHRSRGCSTSLQSLVCGVEQRENSPNSSCGTGAASSESGTPALSPLVGSALSVSVPFLSTFPDAPLRLGSHPPSSSLSASSDDSASGSRKASSTSSLWSGAPSAAEQCALPEIRRAFMTVGVCATAAPGGRQDGQSTGSNSPRQGTQASSEGASSSDRTEAGDLSSRLESNQYVQSGHSGRGPLSSGCSFGESRFPLLPPSQPSQLRNPGTEEIPPQALPPGVSQQAKMASRGVHLPRLNLNSLGRGKQAPVRRVEGREASGDSKRDTEAADTKGTRSPDQGVRESRLRSPPASPATRHPDGARRGLSDAKGRSGQTSASSTPLTDAERSPAAPVHSPGELPKADRAPGSARGAGKEAGDHRVAAGGRRNAERTVPPKTSPSVPNRFLPRRSVTLEISPQSSTGPARLGPSPSGRRASVSSQVDSLAQTHQAGVKEALLKKSAGATASPRAQGTDAQGGKAALPGGRSRVPVSAEPLAKKGSGATLSPSELSERALREQEASRRAVPQQSLSSSGLSKSKISSVASQGRRFSLMEMRGATHDGSDTQGAAKRLRQPQGRTDATSHAGSVSSDVDSARTAPRSPAEKGQRRRAGSALVTRALSGEHDPLETHGGQEPSTALQSSPRTKRPPLPRLSLAAGPGSKASGVTRRTILSPRGAAAGTGASVRQPGRLSEESGAAPQRMHLAAKASKSHAASARSSDTLHAGTLSPTDSLRTSSISSPRRAPRSLGVKTDSSRTGGARRATVTLTLSTGSRLSDAEVPSLRIDKTSALGDDTKRRRRTVTAISLSGAGDSAEQDVSSAGGAKAAPGKLARKMPLSPRTSKPLARSLSRAGSQLAAPGGKAPVGGKRPKGKASAKAATGARKKVDASSKLQAAAEDAHGEEQPAEGSPEAQHDQATPTKEPEFCVKDLPMPAERIQPRVYIPEGYFLPVRDAPELERSSLMRSFQRDLCRPAPRGVFDRTLYAMAMELSLLMPTDMKNMKRWLQQSVAEVERERKELIDVRGFLEVLPGFCMPEQPLAFALAYRDEQRWKNWGTGWMGENGMPMPLPPDKLLRAFFFAEGLEGGPDWECKMMKREEDYMWRFMKQEKEKQRKEEEYRRLLQKEAALQNLVRFKAKRWRQLQCMWEKLVEAIELHQQPRYSYVSSLDEGFTNPTSVARWLHPERQRVPLAQWCAASPASCLPCCIDTLTVDSCDAEVSCCGRCGDVSPAPSVPVDETGSPLRSPSGDGPVRAESVSLPSVVTISSFSELQARARQSESYARALRAMQQMPVMPSPAYIRHLFREKKFGELNTVFKALIGLSIEELWLHFDRQEAEEEAKARAQEAVRAAQAAAREAQARALAEAEARRKSEAERLAREQLEREEMANEDTFSHKCEAFAWEDGNLSRKKQEFLKLIPISPSEANVVEMMVAKPKKGTRQSQARDPKLTKLRRAGSADSDGTVVREKLGGKRGSAVFATDAAPTHGQDVQRRSRVSRQLSQHGLSEQSTPQSMHLLSPGKGQPARIPEVSARLVRMKLDARGLRRASDLV, from the exons ATGACGAGAAATCAGTCGTCTCTCCGGAGTCGCGGAACACGACGAACGCCGTTGAGTGTAGGATCGGCaacgtctccttcgcccgcGGCTCAACCGCGGACGTTGTCCAGAGCTCGCATGCTCCGACCGAAAAGTTCCCCGTCGAAGCCTCTCGGGGAGGTTCGCCCGTCGTCCTCCTTTGGTGTCCTTTCCTCCCACTCCTTCAGTGGAGGTCGTCTCGCGATGGATATCAAGACGCTCAGAAGTTTACCTCAGCTGACGGAGGAGCAGCCCGTTCCTGTGTCCTCCGCCTctggactgcatgcacgcgacaCCAATATCCCTGCGcctcgggagagaagaaccagTGTTTCCGTGAGCGCGCGGAAGGCCTCCAAGAAGGGTAGAGCGACAACTTCCAAGACAGATGCCACCGCGTCTTCCAAGGGCCCAGCACCGGCACGAGAGGCGCCTTCCCGGCGCAAAAGAGCTGGCTCTTCGGCTGTGGTAGGGCTCGCGAGAAGCTGCTCAGCCCTCCGGCtcagcagaagaggaggcgaatcAATTGATGCTGCGGAACAACCATATGAACAACCGgactctcgcgctcttcgctcgcgcccgttcgcttctccacCGCCTTCAGAGCTGGTCAGGACACGGCAAGTCGCGTCTCGGTTCGCGGGGGGGAGCGCAGCCCTCGCTGCCGGCGCCGAGGTGTTTGCCTCACAGAAGGCGCCTCTCAAGCAGCATGCCCGCAGCGGAACTTCCACTCAGGCTGTTTCGCTGGCCAACGAGCCGACGCTCCACGTGGCATCGCTCAGAACTGCAAGTGTAGCTCGGAGGTCGGCCACTGCAGTCCCGAATCGGAGACACCGATCTCGGGGTTGTTCGActtctctccagtctttGGTCTGCGGCGTGGAGCAGCGTGAAAATTCTCCGAATTCTTCCTGCGGCACTGGCGCCGCGAGTTCGGAAAGCGGGACACCTGCGCTCAGTCCTCTCGTGGGATCTGCGCTGTCCGTGAGCGTTCCGTTTCTGTCCACATTCCCggacgcgcctctccgtcttggGTCTCATCCTCCGTCTTCATCGCTTTCTGCATCCTCTGACGACTCCGCGAGCGGATCTCGCAAggcttcttccacttcctctctctggtcaGGAGCCCCGTCCGCCGCAGAGCAGTGCGCCCTTCCTGAGATAAGGCGAGCCTTCATGACTGTCGGGGTGTGCGCGACTGCAGCGCCCGGCGGCCGCCAGGATGGCCAGAGCACCGGATCCAACAGCCCTCGCCAGGGCACTCAAGCTTCGTCTGAGGGCGCATCCTCGAGCGATCGCACCGAAGCTGGAGatctctcttcgcgcctcgagTCGAATCAATACGTGCAGTCAGGCCATTCGGGCCGTGGGCCCCTTTCCTCTGGATGTTCGTTCGGCGAGAGCCGCTTTCCGCTCCTCCCGCCAAGCCAGCCGTCTCAGCTCAGAAACCCCGGAACTGAAGAAATCCCGCCGCAAGCTCTGCCGCCGGGCGTCTCCCAACAGGCAAAAATGGCGTCGCGCGGCGTTCACCTCCCTCGACTGAATCTGAACTCCTTAGGTCGAGGTAAGCAAGCGCCGGTGAGGCGTGTCGAAGGTCGGGAAGCCTCAGGCGACAGCAAAAGAGACACTGAGGCAGCCGACACCAAGGGGACCCGCTCGCCGGACCAAGGAGTGAGAGAATCCCGGCTGCGAAGccctcccgcctcgcccgcgaCACGGCATCCCGACGGTGCCCGCCGAGGTCTTTCTGATGCAAAGGGGCGTTCGGGACAGACCTCGGCGAGCTCGACTCCGCTCACTGACGCTGAACGCTCACCTGCAGCGCCTGTGCATTCTCCCGGCGAGTTGCCTAAGGCCGACAGGGCGCCGGGTTCCGCGCGCGGAGCCGGCAAGGAAGCGGGAGACCATCGCGTCGCAGCAGGGGGGcggcgaaacgcagaaaggACCGTTCCACCGAAAACAAGTCCATCGGTCCCAAACCGGTTCCTTCCGCGGCGAAGCGTCACTCTGGAGATTTCACCGCAGTCCTCCACAGGTCCAGCGAGGCTCGGGCCCAGTCCATCCGGGCGGCGTGCATCGGTGAGCTCACAGGTCGATTCTCTAGCCCAGACGCACCAAGCTGGTGTGAAGGAGGCGCTTCTGAAGAAGTCTGCGGGCGCaactgcgtcgcctcgcgcgcaaGGGACTGACGCGCAGGGGGGCAAGGCTGCTCTTCCGGGGGGTAGGAGCCgagtgcctgtctccgccgagccgctggcgaagaaggggTCGGGCGCTACGCTGTCCCCCAGCGAGCTCTCAGAACGCGCGCTGAGGGAGCAGGAAGCTTCGAGGCGTGCTGTTCCGCAACAGAGCCTGTCATCAAGCGGCCTCTCCAAGAGCAAGATCTCATCGGTTGCATCCCAGGGCCGTCGATTTTCGCTGATGGAAATGCGGGGCGCTACGCACGACGGTTCAGACACACAAGGCGCGGCGAAGAGGCTGCGACAGCCTCAGGGAAGAACCGACGCGACGTCGCATGCGGGAAGCGTCTCATCAGACGTCGACTCTGCCCGCACCGCTCCCAGGTCGCCcgcagagaaaggccagaggaggcgcgcgggCTCCGCGCTGGTGACTCGAGCCTTGTCAGGCGAACACGACCCTCTGGAGACTCACGGAGGACAGGAACCGTCCACGGCGCTCCAGAGTTCCCCACGCACGAAGCGCCCACCGCTGCCTCGGCTTTCCCTTGCTGCTGGGCCGGGGTCAAAGGCCTCGGGAGTAACCCGCAGAACCAttttgtctcctcgaggcgcagcggctgGTACAGGAGCCAGTGTGCGACAGCCGGGGCGACTGTCTGAGGAATCGGGCGCTGCGCCgcaacgcatgcacctgGCTGCCAAGGCGTCCAAAAGCCACGCGGCCTCCGCGCGCTCTTCGGACACTTTGCATGCGGGCACCCTCTCGCCGACCGACTCCCTTCGCACTTCCAGCatctcgtcgcctcgccgcgcgccgCGGTCGCTGGGCGTGAAAACCGACTCATCGCGGACTGGCGGGGCCAGGCGAGCGACCGTCACACTGACACTTTCCACGGGCTCCCGCCTCAGCGACGCCGAAGTTCCGAGTCTCCGGATCGACAAGACGAGCGCTCTCGGAGACGACACgaaacggcgacggcgcacTGTGACGGCCATAAGCTTGTCGGGTGCTGGCGATTCAGCTGAACAGGACGTTTCGAGTGCAGGAGGCGCCAAGGCGGCGCCGGGGAAACTCGCGAGGAAGATGCCTCTGTCGCCACGGACTTCGAAACCGCTTGCGCGGTCGCTCTCCCGAGCCGGCAGCCAGCTCGCCGCCCCGGGCGGAAAGGCCCCCGTAGGCGGGAAGCGACCGAAGGGGAAGGCTTCAGCCAAAGCGGCGACGGGCGCGCGGAAGAAGGTGGATGCGTCTTCAAAGCTGCAAGCagcagcggaagacgccCACGGAGAGGAGCAGCCTGCCGAGGGGAGTCCCGAGGCGCAGCATGACCAGGCGACTCCGACGAAAGAGCCGGAATTCTGCGTCAAGGATCTCCCGATGCCAGCGGAACGGATCCAACCTCGAGTGTACATTCCTGAGGGCTACTTTCTTCCCGTCAGAGATGCCCCCGAACTCGAG CGCAGCAGCTTGATGCGGAGTTTCCAACGCGACCTGTGTCGGCCGGCGCCCCGGGGAGTCTTCGATCGAACGCTGTACGCCATGGCGATGGAGCTGTCGCTTCTGATGCCGACCGACATGAAGAACATGAAGCGCTGGCTGCAGCAGAGCGTCGCggaagtcgagagagagcgcaagGAACTGATTGATGTGCGCGGCTTCCTGGAAGTGCTTCCTGGGTTCTGCATGCCTGAACAGCCGCTCGCGTTTGCCCTAGCCTACCGCGACGAGCAGCGATGGAAGAACTGGGGCACCGGGTGGATGGGTGAGAACGGGATGCCCATGCCGCTGCCACCAGACaagcttcttcgcgctttttttttcgccgaAGGCCTCGAGGGCGGCCCCGACTGGGAATGCAAAATGATGAAGCGCGAGGAGGACTACATGTGGCGGTTCAtgaagcaagagaaggaaaagcagCGGAAAG AGGAGGAGTACAGGCGCCTGTTGCAGAAGGAGGCCGCACTGCAGAACTTGGTTCGATTCAAAGCGAAGCGGTGGCGGCAGCTGCAGTGCATGTGGGAGAAACTCGTGGAGGCGATCGAGCTGCATCAGCAGCCGCGGTACTCGTatgtctcttccctcgacGAGGGCTTCACAAACCCAACGAGTGTCGCGCGGTGGCTTCACCCGGAGCGCCAGCGCGTACCCCTCGCCCAGTGGTGCGCCGCATCGCCGGCTAGCTGCCTTCCCTGCTGTATAGACACTCTGACTGTTGATTCCTGTGATGCTGAAGTGTCTTGTTGTGGGCGGTGTGGCGATGTGTCGCCGGCGCCGTCGGTCCCCGTCGACGAAACgggctctcctctccgctcgccGAGCGGCGACGGCCCGGTCCGCGCAGAgagtgtgtctctgccttccgtCGTGACgatttcctccttttctgaGCTGCAGGCACGCGCGAGACAGTCGGAGTCCTACGCGCGGGCCTTGCGGGCAATGCAGCAGATGCCGGTCATGCCTTCGCCGGCCTACATTCGCCACTTGTTCCGCGAGAAGAAGTTCGGCGAGTTGAACACTGTCTTCAAGGCTCTCATCGGCCTCTCGATCGAGGAGCTCTGGCTCCATTTCGACCGCCaagaagctgaggaagaggcgaaggcgcgggcGCAAGAAGCGGTGCGGGCAGCCCAAGCGGCAGCGCGGgaggcgcaggcgcgcgcgctcgccgaggccgaggcgcggcgcaagagcgaggccgagagactCGCGCGGGAGCAGTTGGAGCGGGAAGAGATGGCGAACGAGGACACGTTCTCACACAAATGCGAGGCCTTCGCCTGGGAAGACGGAAACCTGTccaggaagaagcaagagTTCCTCAAGTTGATCCCGATTTCGCCCTCGGAGGCGAATGTCGTCGAGATGATGGTCGCCAAACCCAAGAAAGGCACACGCCAAAGCCAGGCCCGCGACCCAAAGCTCACCAAACTcaggagagcaggaagcgcAGACAGCGACGGAACCGTCGTGCGGGAGAAGCTgggcgggaaacgcggctCTGCCGTGTTCGCAACAGACGCCGCGCCGACCCACGGCCAAGACGTCCAGCGCAGATCCCGAGTCTCGAGGCAACTCTCTCAACAC GGCCTTTCTGAGCAGAGTACCCCCCAGTCGATGCATCTGCTTTCCCCCGGCAAAGGTCAACCTGCACGGATACCGGAAGTCTCCGCCAGGCTAGTTCGCATGAAACTTGACGCACGAGgtctccgccgcgcctcAGATCTCGTGTAG